The region CGAGGCGCGGGTGGCCCTGGACTGGCTGCTGGGCGTGGGGTACGTGATCCGCTTCTGAGCGCGCAGCCACGCCTGCCCCCGCAGGTGGTGGCCAATCCACAAATATGGTGGCATTCGGCACCGTATTGGAGGACTCCACCACTCTAGACCAGTCTCCAGCCATGCAGCGGGTCGCGACGCACCAGCCCCTTCTGCTCCAGGTGCTGCAGGTACGCCAGCACGGCCCCCTCCGCCGCGGCGCGCAGGCGCGCGTCCAGTTGCTCGCCGTAAACGGCGTCCACGAGGGCCGGCGCGAGGGCGGGCCCGCGCCCCAACGCCCTCAGCACCTGGGCTTGCCGCTCCTCCCGGTGCCGCACATAAGCTCGCAGCGCCGCGGCAGGATCGGTCAAGGGAGGGCCGTGAGCGGGATAGATGACCCGGGAAGCGAGGCGCCGGACGCGCTCGAGGGACTCGAGATAGGTGCCCAGGTCGCCCTCGGGTGGGGCCACGAGCGTCGTCTCCTCTCCACCCATGAGGAGGTCGCCGCAAAACACCGCGCCCTCCGCCGGCCAGAGGAAAGCAGCGTGGTCGCGCGTGTGACCCGGGGTGGCAATGGCCAGCAGCTCGCCGGCATCGGTTTCGATGCGGCCGCCCGGCTCGAGTGAGCCGTCGCCCAGGGCCAGGACCGGCGCGCGCAGCCGGCCGGCCAGTGCAGCCGCCCCTCCGGCGTGGTCGGGATGCTGATGGCTCAGCAGCAGGGCGACGACTTCGGCCCGGCCGACCGCCCGGGCGACGGCATCCACGTGCTGCGGCAGCGAAGGACCCGGATCGATGACGGCCACCCGCTCGGCGCCGACCAGGTAGGTCCGGGTCCCATCGAGCGTGAAGAGGGAGGGATTGGCTGCCAGGACGGAGCGTGTCACCGCTCAGAAATCTGCCGCGATTCGCCAGACCTGACTCGGAAACGCTACCGCCGCTCCGCCATGAGCACTTCCGCCAGCTTGTCCGCCACCGTCTGAACCGCTTCCTCGTCGTCCTCGCCGAACGCGGCCGGCGCGTCACTGTCCATGTCGATCTGGCCCAGAATCTCTTCGCCGGCCCGGATCAGGACCACCAGCTCCGAGCGCGTGTCCGGGCTGCACGCCAGGTAATTGTCGAGCTTGGTAACGTCCGCCACGTTCTGGTTGCGGCGCTCGGCCACTGCCGTGCCGCACACGCCCTGACCGACGGGGATCCTGGCGTGTTCGGTCGATTGGCCGACGTAGTTGTGCAGCCAGAGCACGTTCTCCTCGGGATCCAGCAGGTAGACGCCGACCCAGTGGAAGCGCTCGTCGGACGCGTGGATGGTCTTCACCGCCTGGCGCAAGATCGCGTCCGAGAGGTACCCCTCTTCCCGCATCTCCTGCAGCCGTTTTACCAGTTGGGATGCTTCGAGCATGGAACGTCCTCACCTCGCATCAAGGG is a window of Gemmatimonadota bacterium DNA encoding:
- a CDS encoding MBL fold metallo-hydrolase; protein product: MTRSVLAANPSLFTLDGTRTYLVGAERVAVIDPGPSLPQHVDAVARAVGRAEVVALLLSHQHPDHAGGAAALAGRLRAPVLALGDGSLEPGGRIETDAGELLAIATPGHTRDHAAFLWPAEGAVFCGDLLMGGEETTLVAPPEGDLGTYLESLERVRRLASRVIYPAHGPPLTDPAAALRAYVRHREERQAQVLRALGRGPALAPALVDAVYGEQLDARLRAAAEGAVLAYLQHLEQKGLVRRDPLHGWRLV
- a CDS encoding GAF domain-containing protein — encoded protein: MLEASQLVKRLQEMREEGYLSDAILRQAVKTIHASDERFHWVGVYLLDPEENVLWLHNYVGQSTEHARIPVGQGVCGTAVAERRNQNVADVTKLDNYLACSPDTRSELVVLIRAGEEILGQIDMDSDAPAAFGEDDEEAVQTVADKLAEVLMAERR